The following proteins come from a genomic window of Dictyoglomus sp.:
- a CDS encoding DUF4388 domain-containing protein, with translation MRLEGNLDRIEFLSFINFLSLQRRTGVFLIKDEEERFATVFLKNGDVIDVEYLGERGESAFFKLLSLPEINFVFTETPVKIEKRINLSSENLILEAIKKIDEEKELYITSLLEAI, from the coding sequence ATGAGATTGGAAGGAAATTTAGATAGGATTGAATTTTTATCTTTTATTAATTTTTTGTCTTTACAGCGAAGAACAGGGGTTTTTTTAATAAAGGATGAAGAAGAAAGATTTGCAACAGTTTTCCTTAAAAATGGGGATGTAATTGATGTAGAGTATTTAGGGGAAAGGGGAGAATCTGCTTTTTTTAAGTTACTTTCTCTTCCTGAGATAAATTTTGTTTTCACTGAAACACCTGTAAAAATAGAAAAAAGAATCAACCTCTCCTCAGAAAATTTAATCCTTGAAGCCATAAAGAAAATTGACGAAGAAAAAGAATTATATATTACCTCGTTATTGGAAGCTATTTAA
- the mtnP gene encoding S-methyl-5'-thioadenosine phosphorylase — translation MRIAIIGGTGVYDPKFLENPKEIIVSTPYGDAKILKGNYMGEEIGFLARHGVTHSVPPHKINYKANIWALKSLGVERIMATTAVGSLKMNLEPGDLVLLDQFIDFTKGRDYTFYDGKDGKVIHIDFSEPYCPELRKILIEEAKSLGIKLHPFGTYICTEGPRFETPAEIKMFSYFGDVVGMTNVPEVVLAKELEICYVTVSLVTNYAAGISKTPLSHQEVLSAMADNIEKVRKLFSSVISKIPMERNCPCKSALKEYKENDGR, via the coding sequence ATGAGGATAGCTATTATTGGGGGAACAGGAGTATATGATCCAAAGTTTTTAGAAAATCCAAAGGAGATTATTGTGTCTACCCCTTATGGGGATGCAAAAATTTTAAAAGGAAATTATATGGGAGAAGAGATAGGTTTTTTAGCAAGACATGGTGTAACACATTCGGTACCACCACATAAAATTAATTATAAAGCAAATATTTGGGCTTTAAAGAGTTTAGGGGTAGAAAGAATAATGGCTACAACAGCAGTAGGAAGTTTAAAAATGAACTTAGAGCCAGGAGATTTAGTTTTGCTAGATCAATTTATTGACTTTACAAAGGGAAGGGATTATACCTTTTATGATGGAAAGGATGGTAAGGTAATTCATATAGATTTTTCTGAACCATACTGTCCTGAATTAAGAAAGATTTTAATAGAAGAGGCAAAAAGCTTGGGTATTAAACTTCATCCCTTTGGAACTTATATTTGTACAGAAGGTCCAAGGTTTGAAACTCCTGCAGAAATAAAAATGTTTTCTTATTTTGGAGATGTGGTTGGAATGACCAATGTTCCTGAAGTGGTCTTGGCAAAAGAATTAGAGATTTGTTATGTTACTGTTTCTTTAGTTACTAATTATGCTGCAGGAATATCTAAAACTCCCTTAAGCCATCAGGAGGTTCTTTCTGCAATGGCGGATAATATAGAAAAAGTTAGAAAACTCTTTTCTTCAGTAATATCTAAAATACCGATGGAAAGAAATTGTCCTTGTAAATCTGCATTAAAAGAATATAAGGAGAATGATGGGAGATGA
- a CDS encoding glycosyltransferase family 4 protein: protein MKIALVHDWLINIGGAEKVLESILEIFPDAHLFTLIYSKATLEKLSQKPKKVFTSFLQSFPKIEKLYPKLLFLMPYAIEQFDLSQYDLIISSSHCVAKGVLTKSYQKHICYCHTPLRYAWDLYFPYLKDHGYYYGLKGFLAKGFLHYIRVWDVISANRVDYFIANSENVARRIWKIYRREAKVIYPPVDLSKFKPIDINKKKDFFVTVSRLVPYKKVDLIVKTFNNLKLPLVVIGSGSEEKKLRKIAEKNIEILGWQPDHQVYKYLAEAQGFIFSAEEDFGIVPVEAQACGTPVIAYKRGGAVESVIEGKTGIFFEEQTEESLKNAILRFLKIKERFNTEEIVNNAKRFSKERFKEEFLNFISQIM, encoded by the coding sequence ATGAAGATAGCATTAGTGCACGATTGGTTAATAAATATAGGTGGGGCAGAAAAAGTATTAGAATCAATTTTAGAAATATTTCCTGATGCCCATCTATTTACTTTAATATATTCAAAGGCTACTTTAGAAAAATTATCTCAAAAACCAAAAAAGGTTTTTACTTCTTTTCTTCAAAGTTTTCCTAAAATTGAAAAACTATATCCCAAACTATTATTTCTTATGCCATATGCCATAGAACAGTTTGATCTTTCCCAATATGATTTAATAATATCTAGCAGTCATTGTGTAGCAAAGGGAGTTTTAACAAAATCCTATCAGAAACATATATGTTATTGCCATACTCCTTTAAGATATGCTTGGGATTTATATTTCCCCTATCTTAAAGATCATGGATATTACTATGGATTAAAGGGATTTTTAGCAAAGGGATTTTTGCACTATATAAGAGTATGGGATGTTATTAGTGCCAATAGGGTAGATTACTTTATTGCAAATTCTGAGAACGTTGCAAGAAGAATATGGAAAATATATAGAAGAGAAGCTAAGGTAATATATCCTCCTGTTGATCTTTCAAAATTTAAGCCCATTGATATTAATAAAAAGAAAGATTTTTTTGTTACAGTTTCTCGATTAGTACCATATAAAAAAGTAGATTTAATAGTAAAGACCTTTAATAATCTTAAACTTCCTTTAGTTGTTATTGGAAGTGGAAGCGAAGAAAAAAAATTAAGGAAAATAGCAGAGAAGAATATAGAGATTTTAGGATGGCAACCTGATCATCAGGTTTATAAATATTTAGCGGAAGCTCAGGGATTTATTTTCTCCGCAGAGGAAGATTTTGGAATTGTTCCTGTAGAGGCTCAGGCTTGTGGTACTCCTGTCATTGCTTATAAGAGAGGAGGAGCTGTGGAAAGTGTTATTGAAGGGAAAACAGGAATTTTCTTTGAGGAGCAGACTGAAGAAAGTCTTAAAAATGCAATATTAAGATTTCTAAAGATAAAGGAGAGATTTAATACTGAGGAAATTGTTAATAATGCAAAGAGATTTTCAAAAGAAAGATTTAAAGAGGAATTTTTGAATTTTATATCTCAAATAATGTGA
- the pyrE gene encoding orotate phosphoribosyltransferase: MCDIIFHMDWLKVFKEKNAFLEGHFLLSSGLHSPNYLQCALILQYPDIAEEIAKDIAKKIPKDLKIDTVIGPALGGIVIAYELARALKARGIFSEREEGKMTLRRGFSISQGERILICEDVITTGGSALEVANLVKNLGGEICAYACIVDRSGGKVNFDKDLYSLIQLKLDTYTPEDCPLCKEGIPLVKPGSRNIK, translated from the coding sequence ATGTGTGATATAATTTTTCATATGGATTGGTTAAAAGTTTTTAAAGAAAAGAATGCCTTTTTAGAGGGACATTTTTTATTATCTTCGGGACTTCATAGCCCCAACTATCTTCAGTGTGCCCTTATTCTTCAATATCCCGATATTGCTGAAGAAATCGCAAAAGATATAGCAAAAAAGATCCCAAAGGATTTAAAAATAGACACTGTAATAGGTCCTGCTTTAGGAGGAATTGTTATCGCCTATGAATTGGCAAGAGCCCTAAAAGCAAGGGGAATTTTCTCAGAAAGAGAAGAAGGAAAAATGACTCTAAGAAGAGGGTTTTCTATTTCCCAAGGAGAAAGAATACTTATATGTGAGGATGTGATAACCACAGGAGGATCTGCCCTTGAAGTAGCAAATCTTGTTAAAAATTTAGGAGGAGAAATTTGTGCATATGCATGTATTGTGGATAGAAGTGGAGGAAAGGTAAATTTTGATAAAGATTTATATTCCCTAATTCAACTTAAATTAGATACTTATACTCCTGAAGATTGTCCCTTGTGCAAAGAAGGAATACCTTTAGTTAAACCAGGAAGTAGAAATATAAAATAA
- a CDS encoding radical SAM protein — translation MDFPREGRCEICNKKSILISSFLGVCRDCILKEFDKALPIIRSSHKKARSYFRLFYPTKSEKPFCNLCIHKCSLNFQKSFCGLIEEGIRWAGSSQKGLLEWYYDPLPTNCVASFICPEKENYGYKNLAIFYASCNFNCLYCQNWHYHDYLKKKTPIYSVKDLIEKIDNKTSCICFFGGDPTPQIAHALALANKVKNKVRICWETNGSMNFEILKEMFSVSLESGGIIKFDLKAFDERIHIALTGVSNKKTLENFQWVGEETRKFKDKIVLVASTLLVPGYVTEEEVEKIADFISKINPNIPYSLLGFSPNFFFDNLPTTSKKHAERAFGIAKSKGLKYVNIGNIFLLSDYY, via the coding sequence ATGGATTTTCCAAGAGAAGGAAGATGTGAAATTTGTAATAAGAAATCTATTCTAATTTCCTCCTTCTTGGGAGTATGTAGAGATTGTATTTTAAAAGAATTTGACAAAGCCTTACCTATTATTAGATCCTCTCATAAGAAAGCAAGAAGTTATTTTAGGCTCTTTTATCCTACCAAATCAGAAAAACCTTTTTGTAATCTCTGTATTCATAAATGTTCTCTGAATTTTCAAAAAAGTTTTTGTGGACTTATAGAGGAAGGAATAAGATGGGCAGGTTCATCTCAGAAAGGACTTTTGGAATGGTATTACGATCCTCTTCCCACAAATTGTGTAGCATCTTTTATTTGTCCTGAGAAAGAAAATTATGGTTATAAAAACTTAGCAATTTTTTATGCTAGCTGTAATTTTAATTGTCTTTATTGTCAAAATTGGCACTATCATGATTATTTGAAGAAAAAAACTCCCATTTATTCTGTAAAAGATTTGATTGAAAAGATAGATAATAAAACTTCTTGTATATGTTTCTTTGGGGGTGATCCTACTCCTCAAATTGCTCATGCCTTAGCTTTAGCCAATAAGGTTAAAAATAAAGTAAGAATATGCTGGGAAACCAATGGATCTATGAATTTTGAAATATTAAAGGAAATGTTTTCTGTTTCTTTGGAAAGTGGAGGAATTATAAAATTTGATTTAAAAGCCTTCGATGAAAGAATTCATATTGCATTAACAGGGGTGTCTAACAAAAAAACTTTAGAGAATTTTCAATGGGTTGGTGAAGAAACTAGAAAATTTAAAGACAAAATAGTTTTAGTTGCAAGTACTCTACTTGTTCCTGGATACGTAACTGAAGAAGAGGTAGAAAAGATTGCAGATTTTATTTCAAAGATAAATCCCAATATACCTTATTCTCTTCTTGGATTTTCTCCTAATTTCTTTTTTGATAATCTTCCAACTACTTCAAAAAAGCATGCGGAAAGAGCCTTTGGAATAGCAAAGAGTAAAGGATTAAAATATGTTAATATAGGTAACATATTTTTACTTTCTGATTATTATTAA
- the mtnA gene encoding S-methyl-5-thioribose-1-phosphate isomerase: protein MKILEWKNNSLYILDQTKLPWKEEWIQCQRYQQVIEAIKKLKIRGAPAIGVAAGYGVALAAIKYTGYNLHEYLQGVISEFALSRPTAVNLFVVLKRQGEIVLRNKQKSSVELKLMLLEEAQKIEEEERERSYAIANYGVDLIPDKANILTHCNTGSLATIGLGTALGIIKEAWYRRRNINMVYFTETRPLLQGSRLTGWELSRENIPATLITDNMVGYLMSKGNIDLVLVGADRIALNGDTANKIGTYTLAVLAKYHNIPFYVAAPLSSFDFQLENGNNIVIEERDPEEVFTVLGKRIAPDGINAINPAFDITPNELITAIVTEKGIIFPPFRENLEKMKEVIVGENTY from the coding sequence ATGAAGATTTTAGAGTGGAAGAATAATTCTCTTTATATTTTAGATCAAACCAAGCTTCCTTGGAAAGAAGAGTGGATTCAATGTCAAAGATATCAACAGGTAATTGAAGCTATTAAAAAATTGAAAATAAGAGGTGCTCCCGCCATAGGAGTTGCTGCAGGATATGGTGTGGCTTTAGCAGCTATTAAATATACAGGCTATAATCTTCATGAATATCTTCAGGGAGTTATTAGCGAATTTGCTTTATCTCGTCCTACCGCTGTAAATCTATTTGTTGTTTTAAAAAGACAAGGAGAAATTGTTTTAAGAAATAAACAGAAATCTTCGGTAGAGCTTAAATTAATGCTTCTTGAAGAGGCTCAGAAAATAGAGGAAGAAGAAAGAGAAAGATCCTATGCTATAGCAAATTACGGAGTAGATTTAATACCTGACAAAGCAAATATTCTTACCCATTGTAATACTGGAAGTTTAGCTACTATTGGTTTAGGGACTGCCTTGGGAATAATAAAAGAAGCGTGGTACCGAAGAAGAAATATAAATATGGTTTACTTTACTGAGACAAGACCTCTACTTCAAGGAAGTAGACTCACAGGGTGGGAATTATCTCGAGAGAATATTCCTGCAACTCTTATTACTGATAATATGGTTGGTTATCTTATGTCAAAGGGAAATATAGATTTAGTTTTGGTGGGAGCGGACCGAATTGCCTTAAATGGAGACACTGCAAATAAAATTGGAACTTATACTTTAGCTGTTTTAGCGAAATATCATAATATCCCATTCTATGTAGCAGCACCCCTTTCCTCTTTTGATTTTCAATTAGAAAATGGTAATAATATTGTTATTGAAGAAAGAGATCCGGAAGAAGTATTTACGGTTTTAGGTAAAAGAATCGCTCCTGATGGGATCAATGCAATAAATCCTGCTTTTGATATCACTCCAAATGAATTAATAACTGCAATAGTTACTGAAAAGGGTATAATATTTCCTCCTTTTCGAGAAAATTTAGAGAAAATGAAGGAGGTAATTGTAGGTGAGAATACTTATTAA
- a CDS encoding zinc dependent phospholipase C family protein, producing the protein MKKFLLFLFIIILFSSPIWSWSGKTHQRIAENALKYMPKEFQRRIMPYKNEILEGSIAPDRVYRDFQNHIYDFERRKGGGIEKVREKYYHVISLIRDKKPWRLIAYELGILSHYIADLNQPLHTSSSYEEKEFHSKFEKDAEQIVPRRIKGLNFISKPAYYIFSSARSAHLYYYDIEKAYTNNKGWKAVSSLTQKQIDKSVEDVANYWYSIWVRANRVPTLGDLWNDFLDFLFLYINKIFAVEVK; encoded by the coding sequence ATGAAAAAATTTTTGTTATTTTTATTTATAATTATTCTATTTTCTTCTCCTATTTGGAGTTGGAGTGGAAAAACTCATCAAAGAATAGCAGAAAATGCATTAAAATATATGCCCAAGGAGTTTCAAAGAAGAATAATGCCTTATAAAAATGAGATTCTTGAGGGAAGTATAGCACCTGATAGGGTCTATAGGGATTTTCAGAATCATATATATGATTTTGAAAGGAGAAAAGGGGGAGGAATAGAAAAAGTTAGAGAGAAATATTATCATGTTATTTCTCTTATAAGGGATAAAAAGCCATGGAGATTAATTGCCTATGAATTAGGAATTCTATCCCATTATATAGCAGATTTGAACCAGCCTTTACATACTTCTTCAAGTTATGAAGAAAAGGAATTTCATAGTAAGTTTGAGAAGGATGCAGAACAGATTGTCCCAAGAAGAATTAAAGGCTTAAATTTTATTTCGAAACCAGCTTATTATATATTTAGTAGTGCAAGGTCTGCTCATCTATATTATTATGATATAGAAAAAGCTTATACCAATAATAAAGGTTGGAAAGCTGTTTCTTCTTTAACCCAAAAGCAAATAGATAAATCTGTAGAAGATGTGGCAAATTATTGGTATAGTATATGGGTGAGAGCCAACAGAGTTCCAACCTTAGGAGATTTATGGAATGATTTTCTTGATTTTTTATTTCTCTATATAAATAAAATTTTTGCTGTTGAGGTGAAATAA
- a CDS encoding ABC transporter ATP-binding protein/permease has protein sequence MRNRLIRLFSFMWKDGGNFLLGFSYVISMLITSSQTFFFNYFAAMSLKIITDGIVNKNRELIITGVTYLFTRFGILFLIFPVFSYVYMYSVRKTTFIIRKKLFEHIISLPMRDYEKIHSGDFLSRLNYDVNTAEGAYSWQVMVLLMSIISAIGSSVVIHSINNVMFLYAVIIGFLNVIINSLFMRPIRRISEDIQKSISKIIQRFSDMIGGAFIIKSFNIGDIIYKKFVELNLSFYKLSMKRVHYNSLLASFNYSVGYLIFFGELVIGGLLIMDNKMTFGELTAVVQLMGPIFWLFGSIGNFLTNLQTSLAGAERIFEIFDKPIEEEIQRVSIRERNIISEDNYYVEFRNVKFSYDGDGNVLKGISFKVSNNMKIAFVGESGGGKSTIFKLLLGFYPDYEGEIYLLGKELRMYSLKELRNLISYVPQDVFLFNNTIYENVRYGRLDAKEEDVIFALKEANAYDFVMNLPNGLYTRVGERGISLSGGQRQRIAIARAILKNSPILLLDEATSSLDSESEELVNQALERLMKGKTTLIIAHRLSTIMSADRIYVVEDGKIIEEGTHDELMNLKGKYKKLWDLGFKSL, from the coding sequence ATGAGAAACAGATTAATTAGGCTATTTTCTTTTATGTGGAAGGATGGTGGGAATTTTTTGTTAGGATTTTCCTATGTAATATCTATGCTTATAACTTCCTCTCAAACCTTCTTCTTTAATTATTTTGCAGCTATGAGTTTGAAAATCATTACTGATGGGATTGTAAATAAAAATAGGGAATTGATTATTACTGGAGTAACTTATCTTTTCACAAGGTTTGGAATTCTTTTTCTTATATTTCCAGTCTTTTCTTATGTTTATATGTATTCTGTTAGAAAGACTACCTTTATTATTAGAAAAAAGCTCTTTGAACATATAATTTCTCTTCCTATGAGAGATTATGAAAAAATCCATTCAGGAGATTTTTTATCTCGACTAAATTATGATGTTAATACTGCGGAAGGAGCATATTCTTGGCAGGTTATGGTATTATTAATGTCCATCATTAGTGCTATTGGAAGTAGTGTTGTAATTCATTCTATTAATAATGTTATGTTCTTATATGCTGTCATAATAGGATTTCTAAACGTAATTATTAACTCTCTTTTTATGAGACCTATAAGAAGAATAAGTGAAGATATTCAAAAGTCCATTTCCAAAATTATACAAAGATTTTCAGATATGATTGGTGGAGCTTTTATAATCAAAAGTTTTAATATTGGAGATATTATTTATAAAAAATTTGTCGAACTAAACCTTTCCTTCTATAAACTCTCCATGAAAAGGGTTCATTATAATTCTCTTTTAGCATCTTTTAACTATTCTGTTGGTTATTTGATCTTTTTTGGAGAGCTTGTAATTGGTGGTCTTTTAATTATGGATAACAAAATGACCTTTGGTGAATTAACAGCTGTGGTACAACTTATGGGTCCTATCTTTTGGCTTTTTGGATCTATTGGAAATTTTCTAACTAATTTACAAACTTCTCTTGCAGGTGCTGAAAGAATTTTTGAAATATTTGATAAACCAATAGAGGAGGAAATTCAAAGAGTTTCGATAAGGGAAAGAAATATAATATCAGAGGATAATTATTATGTGGAATTTAGAAATGTAAAGTTTTCTTATGATGGAGATGGAAATGTTTTAAAAGGAATATCTTTTAAAGTAAGTAATAATATGAAAATTGCCTTTGTAGGGGAGAGTGGTGGAGGAAAAAGTACTATCTTTAAGCTTTTGTTAGGTTTTTATCCTGATTATGAGGGAGAAATTTATTTATTAGGAAAGGAATTAAGAATGTATTCTTTAAAGGAATTAAGAAATTTAATTTCTTATGTTCCCCAAGATGTCTTTTTATTCAATAATACTATTTATGAAAATGTAAGATATGGAAGATTGGATGCAAAAGAGGAAGACGTTATTTTTGCATTAAAAGAAGCAAATGCTTATGATTTTGTTATGAATCTTCCCAATGGTTTATATACAAGAGTAGGGGAGAGAGGAATATCTCTTTCAGGAGGTCAAAGGCAGAGAATTGCAATCGCAAGAGCGATTTTAAAAAATTCTCCTATACTTCTTCTGGATGAAGCTACATCCTCTCTTGATTCTGAGTCTGAGGAACTTGTTAATCAAGCTTTAGAAAGACTCATGAAAGGAAAAACAACATTAATCATTGCTCATAGATTATCTACAATAATGAGTGCTGATAGGATTTATGTAGTAGAAGATGGAAAAATAATTGAAGAAGGTACCCATGATGAGCTTATGAATTTAAAGGGAAAATACAAGAAATTATGGGATTTAGGATTTAAATCTCTATAG
- a CDS encoding ABC transporter ATP-binding protein/permease, which yields MRKEQGGNIFKLIKKNIFLFLIISFLSIIVSFINVSFINFEKDISDAILEKNREVFTKIFWIVCSIMVLKIFLEYIKAYLIGKFIEKVLINLRLKIAEKLNKIKLYHIEKNTTGDLVSTISNDLSLIQNFLGNLGDILYQPVSFILGLILAFTINWKLTLFSFAVIPLCFTGAILISKPIEKYTKRHQDVFGYVNTVFQDALSGIIIVKSFNLKDEISKFFNNELKRAFKEGIKSIKFEALLDPVKGIIQIGPFLLMFLYGGDLVIRGEMTVGGIVAFIEIMNIFLNPVNTFPNILNNYQKAKAGLKRIEDILSQEEEKNGVIKEEYKKCQYAIEFQNVYFSYDGINEVLKDISFSVKKGEKIAIVGGSGSGKSTIIKLILGLYKPTKGNIKILGVNINDWDLRSLREKISVANQDIYLFPESVKENIRYGKYFATDEEIKEVTLKMLAYDFIVSDLGGFEEEIGERGLKLSGGEKQRIALSRFLLRDNCDIYLLDEATSALDAETEIQIQNILKEELKNKTVLISAHRFSSIKFVDRILVLDKGKIVEKGTHEELLNRKGIYYKLYFKQLENNYSSGTEEFTYEKQIN from the coding sequence ATGAGGAAAGAACAGGGTGGAAATATTTTCAAATTAATAAAGAAAAACATTTTCTTATTCCTCATAATATCCTTTCTTTCTATCATTGTTTCCTTTATTAATGTATCTTTTATAAATTTTGAGAAGGATATTTCCGATGCCATTTTAGAAAAGAATAGAGAAGTATTTACAAAAATTTTTTGGATTGTATGTAGCATTATGGTTTTAAAAATATTTTTGGAATATATAAAAGCTTATCTTATTGGAAAATTTATAGAAAAGGTTCTAATAAATTTAAGATTAAAAATTGCAGAAAAATTAAACAAGATAAAATTGTATCATATAGAAAAGAATACCACGGGAGATTTAGTTTCAACTATTTCTAATGATTTATCCTTAATTCAAAATTTCTTAGGAAATCTAGGTGATATTTTATATCAGCCAGTAAGTTTTATTTTGGGATTAATCTTAGCTTTTACAATAAATTGGAAGCTGACTCTTTTTAGTTTTGCTGTAATTCCCTTATGTTTTACAGGAGCTATTTTAATAAGTAAACCTATAGAAAAGTATACAAAAAGGCATCAAGATGTCTTTGGATATGTAAATACTGTATTTCAAGATGCTCTTTCTGGAATTATAATTGTTAAATCCTTTAATTTAAAAGATGAAATTTCAAAGTTTTTTAATAATGAATTAAAAAGAGCCTTTAAGGAAGGAATTAAATCTATAAAATTTGAAGCCCTTTTAGATCCTGTTAAAGGAATAATACAAATAGGTCCCTTTTTACTTATGTTTTTATATGGAGGAGATTTGGTAATAAGGGGAGAAATGACTGTTGGTGGAATTGTAGCTTTTATAGAGATCATGAATATTTTTCTTAATCCTGTGAATACTTTTCCCAATATTCTTAATAATTATCAAAAGGCAAAGGCAGGTTTAAAAAGAATAGAAGATATTTTATCTCAAGAGGAAGAGAAGAATGGAGTTATTAAAGAGGAATATAAGAAATGTCAGTATGCCATTGAGTTCCAAAATGTATATTTTTCCTATGATGGAATCAATGAGGTTTTAAAAGATATAAGTTTTTCTGTTAAAAAAGGGGAAAAGATAGCGATTGTTGGAGGGAGTGGGAGTGGCAAATCTACAATTATAAAACTTATTCTTGGTCTATATAAACCTACTAAAGGTAATATTAAAATCTTAGGAGTTAATATAAATGATTGGGACTTACGTTCTTTAAGAGAAAAAATCTCAGTAGCAAATCAAGATATATATCTTTTCCCTGAATCTGTTAAAGAAAATATAAGATATGGAAAATATTTTGCTACTGATGAGGAAATAAAGGAAGTTACCTTAAAAATGTTGGCATATGATTTTATTGTTTCGGATTTAGGGGGTTTTGAAGAAGAAATAGGGGAAAGAGGCTTAAAGCTTTCTGGGGGTGAGAAACAAAGGATAGCTCTTTCAAGATTTCTTCTCAGAGATAATTGTGACATTTATCTTCTTGATGAAGCAACTTCTGCTCTTGATGCAGAAACTGAAATTCAGATTCAAAATATTCTAAAGGAGGAGTTGAAAAATAAAACTGTATTAATCTCTGCTCATAGATTTTCATCTATCAAATTTGTAGATAGGATTTTAGTATTGGATAAAGGGAAAATCGTAGAAAAAGGAACTCATGAAGAGCTTTTAAATAGAAAAGGAATATATTATAAACTTTATTTTAAACAATTAGAAAATAATTACTCATCTGGAACGGAGGAATTTACTTATGAGAAACAGATTAATTAG
- a CDS encoding cyclase family protein yields the protein MILWDNPIDVSLLIHENMLFWPSDPKFFLERVSEISKGNNANLSRISLGLHTGTHIDTPYHFLDDGKTLEKIDISRFYGIAKVFEIRSEDKISLIDIEKLEIEKDDIILFKTKNSLLLRENIFHENYIGLSIEGAEYLVEKEIKAVGIDYLSIGPRGEEGRKVHKILLSREIGIVEGLDLINVSPGKYFFIALPLKIKGGEGSPVRAVLFPIKE from the coding sequence ATGATTTTATGGGATAACCCTATAGATGTGAGTTTATTAATTCATGAGAATATGCTTTTTTGGCCTTCAGATCCTAAATTCTTTTTAGAGAGAGTTTCTGAAATCTCAAAAGGTAATAATGCAAATCTTTCAAGGATTTCTCTTGGACTTCATACAGGAACTCATATTGATACTCCTTATCACTTCTTAGATGATGGAAAAACTCTAGAGAAAATTGATATTTCTAGGTTTTATGGTATTGCCAAGGTTTTTGAGATAAGAAGTGAGGATAAGATATCGTTAATAGATATTGAAAAATTAGAAATAGAAAAGGATGACATAATTCTCTTTAAAACCAAAAATTCCCTTCTTCTTAGAGAAAACATATTTCATGAGAATTATATTGGGCTCTCAATAGAAGGAGCAGAATATTTAGTAGAGAAAGAAATAAAAGCAGTAGGAATTGATTATTTATCTATTGGTCCTAGGGGGGAGGAGGGAAGAAAGGTTCATAAAATTTTACTTAGCAGAGAGATAGGTATTGTAGAGGGTTTAGACCTTATCAATGTTTCTCCTGGTAAATACTTTTTTATTGCCTTACCCTTAAAAATAAAGGGAGGAGAAGGATCCCCTGTTAGAGCAGTACTTTTTCCTATAAAGGAGTAA